From the Sebastes fasciatus isolate fSebFas1 chromosome 9, fSebFas1.pri, whole genome shotgun sequence genome, the window acagctgatcagttatgtgagttaaatgttcgcttaaatgttaaatgtttgaATGATATATTCGACAAAGGAGTTTCCATTTAGTGCATCAACTCTCTTTGGATAAAGGCAAAAATCACCTCAAGCGAGCGTAAAAACTTTTATATCGAAttttctaatgcgatactttaaaatgtgaataaaaatatgtgaatggaaacatggaTATTGAATGGGACatgatgaggtgtgtgtgtgtgtgtgtgtgtgtgtgtgtgtgtgtgtgtgtgtgtgtgtgtgtgtgtgtgtgtgtgtgtgtgtgtgtgaggaaagaGTACCTGGGTGTCTTCTCTGAACTCTGTCTGGCTTGAGAGGAACTCTTAAACTGCGCTTCCAGTCTGGAGTAGATTCCTCCTGTAGGCTgcagcaagcacacacacacacgaacacacacacacacacacacacacaccgtccagAACAAAAACAATCTGACATCAGGCAGCTGTAAAAACTAGGACAGCAGGGCCGACTGCTCGACGCCAATCATTCTCATCTCATTACATGTCCAGCATCCTGACGGTGAATAACACTCTGCGTGTATATGAACGGCTTCTTGCCTCTTTAGTGTCCTTAGATTTGCTCTGTTCCTGCTCTCCAAACCTCATCTTAGTCAGGTAGCCGACGATCTCCACCATGCGACGCTGGTCTGGTTCATAAAGGCAAACAGAGAATTAAAAACACGGCGGGACAGAACTTGATAGTGAAAATGTGAGAATAACAGAGTAAAGTAAGAGCATTGATACATGATTTGAATGTGTACGTGATGTgtctaaaaatataaaagtattaataaCATTCAGTCCTTTACCTTCTTCCCTCTGAGCATCCTGGTTGTAGCGCATAGAGCGAGAGCTGTCCCACTTACTCTTCTGGACACTCACTCTACAAAACAcgagcacacacgcacacacacacacacacacacacacacacacacacacacacacacacacaccagtgtaAACCGATAGAAAGAATTAAATTcaagatattaaaaatatttaaatcaaatcgAAGCAGAACATAAACACACTTCCATCCTCATCTGCTACTGTAGATACactgtagggctgggcgataattcaatttgataatttatcgtctttcaatggaattgtatcgtgatgaaatcatatatcgagatatcgtgatacacaattacgtcGTCTAAATTGAAGATAATAAGCACATACTAACTAAAATatctcagaaaatctgaattGATAAGAATTCTGATTATGGGAATAACCCAGTGTACTTAAATCAAACAATTGTCTTAATCTGATTATACTATATgttgttatttcatatagattatttatttattgaattaccagaaaacatgctatatattgtgctatatatcgttatcgagatatgaaatgatctaTATCGTGAGAGAGGATTTTGCCCATATGGCCCAGCCCTACAGATACATTAATATGAGAGCATGAGTATACGAGGATATTCTGAATGATCTTGTGTTTGCAGATTAACTCACAGGAAAGGTGTGTTGTCTCTGGACTGTGACTGAGGGAAAGAAAATCACATTTAGAAAACACACCAATGacggttttaaagctacagtttgACACTTTACTGTACTGTGTTATTAGAGTAGGAATACAGTTACTAACAAATGCACTGTTAACACTATATCTCTATAATGTAacagtataaaaacaaactacagTATTTCTGGTTGAATCTACAAGAGCTAGTGGAAGTTTAGAAACCATAAATAAGCCGTGAACAacaactgtgtctctttaagcAGATGTTTTAGTAGTAATGCATCATTTAGAGTCAACTCTACGTATAAATTCATGGAAGCTGAATTATTTTTGCTCGGATAAACAATTTATAAACTTCTAGTGTGTATAACCCAATTCCATAtatgcataaaaaaagtcactataCTGTGAAAAGCAAGATGTCTATATGTAGATTTCATTCACTATGCTGCATCTTTACACTCTATTGTaccacaaaacaaaaagtctttTGTATGTTCGTGTTGCGTTCTGCAGTATTTCACTCCAGCGAGGAACTGAATATTCATGAAGTCACTGACTCACTTTCTCTGCTTTGTCTTTGCGCTGGAAGTTTGGAGAAGACATTTGTTTTTTCAGAGGTCTGTGGGCCTTCTTGGCCTTCTTAGCAGctggaaacacaaaaaacaaagcaaaacaaaaagtcatgATAAATATGCTGTGACACCATCTGCTGGCCAAACGGAGCAACTGTTTTATTTTAGACCCTTAAAAAAAGGGGCTGAAAGTAACaatgaaatgttaaaaatagATGAAAAACGAGTGCGATGAAGTGCTATAAATAGAGAAACGTTTCCATGTGTGTCCTCGGTTTACTTTTATCATTCTAACTGCAGCAGTGACTCGGCGTTGAAGCGAAGCCACAAGGGGTTAAAGGAAGTAAAATTCACTGAAataaacatgacattttttacGAGGTCAGGGGTGATTAGTCACAGGAAATGAGGACCTGAAGGCATCGTGTGTTCCTCATGAGTAAAGGCACTCTGAGTGATCTTCACCTCTCACGCCACTCTAACCCTTCAGATAAACTGCAAATTATTGTCGACtataagaaaaaacacacaagtaTAGTGAATGTATGATAATGAAAACATTATTCCCCTATACCCTCACAGCATCACGGCAGGAATAACCGTTATGACTTTTTATCGCTGCTCGAAACGTTTTTCTGATTATACACATTAACCATATAAACTGCAATTAAACTGCCATTACAAGACACAACTATTATAATAGTACCGACAAGAACAGTTAGGAGCCTGTAATTAAACCTTGAATTACATGAATATATCtatgacttattattattattcagacaAGCAGTGAGCGCACCGACTGTAATTCAACAGCTCGAGTAGAAAACACAAAGAATCACAGGCCGTCGTCACAGTTTCACCTGTTTACTACATTTTCTCCTCttaaaactgttaaactacTAATGAAGACAACTGAAGGTCAAAGTTGTGCTGTTTGTTATTAGCACCAAAACTAGTAACAGAAAGTTAAATATGTGTATAATTGTAGTTATAACTTtggtttatattattattttagttgtttattaaaggcagggttgacgatgtactccagtatacactatttgttatattggttgaaagggtctttacaccccgacagcgatccatgacttatgagctctgaaaaagagccgtcatctgtagctgctgtaattgtgtaaaaacgtctaccaatcactgcctcgcggtccgcttggaaagaaccaatcagatgcctccctgcctccctgctcgtactctacccttggcgtgcaccagtcTGAATTCAAATTCtgaaattaatcattttatacTGCAGTGTAAAGCTAAAAAGCTTCTCCACCTTGTTTCTTGGACAGCTCCTCTTCGTCCCCGACCTCGTCttcagtgacctctgaccccgtgGTGTACTCCTCGTCCTCTGACAGGAGAGATTGCTGCCTCTGAATGGGTAAAGGTCACACACTCAGCTGCTTGATGACACTGACTTTAGTCTTTACATTTGACTAATAATCTAACAAAAGATCTCAGTGAAAGGAGATGTAGTGAAGGAAATGAAGGAAACGTTCCTACCAGTTGCAGACTCCAGTTTTTCAAAAGGGAAAACTGGTTGAAAACAGAAAGCAGCTGAAGTCAGAACCAGAAAAAATGACATGCTGGTAGAAGAAAAGCATCAGACAGAGACTGAGAGAAACTCACGGTGCTGCCGTCTCCTCTCAGAGGGCCGAGCAGCGTcggctccaggagaacatcacAGTCCTGAACCTTTTCTGAACTGGAGGGACTCTCCTCAGCACTAACACACATACCAACACAACAAAGATAGTATTTCATCGGAGCCTTTCATAACAAGTAGccctgtaaaatgtaaaaaacacactCTAATGCTCACCTGTCTGCAGGCGGTGTGTTGGACAAACACACTGcgtctctgtgcagcagcaggtcATTGAGGACTCTGGTCTGGGCCGAGGTCTCCTCGTCACAGTTCTCCTCATCGGGGACGTTCACGATGTGGTCTCGCATCTTACAGCCctgaacaacacaaacacatttaacaTCTCTCAGCCACAAACATATGAATGGAGTGAATTAACTCCTGCATTCATGTTAGAACAAGCTGTTCCttttctgttttcctctctttATTTTACACTCTCGTTGTCTCGCCTACCAAGGAAACAACTGTAGTAGAAAATCTATCAATTAGTTCTATTCTGTAGTAAACACAACAATGCATCAACTACATCACTGAGAAATCCCTATAGAGGAGCATGTGATCACTATTGAAAATATAGGTTACACCGTCCATCGTATATAAGGCCTTGTCCACATGTACACAGGAATTTGTACTTAGCTTTTTCTATGTGTTTTGGCCTTTCATCCAAACCCAGACGGTGTCTTAGGTCACTGAAAACAGAGCTTTTGTAAAACTCCGGCCAGGGTGAAGATTTTCAGTTTCTGTTTTTGGCTTGTAACAGAGTAAGAGTGTGCGGCATTATCGCTTTTGTGAGGCGTCACTAATGAGGCCACATGGCGTGCAATGGCAGCATAAATACATCCATGAATGGTGGACGTGGCCAAATAACCTGCTAACAGCACTTTTTACATAAATGTATTACTCTTCCACTATATTGAGGAACACAGGCGTCAGAATGCGCTACGGAGGTCACTGCTATTTATCCAATGCAACACTCCCACGACACAGACCCCGCTGACAAcgtcacctgtgtgtgtgtgtgtgtgtgtgtgtatgtctgtgtgtgtccataCCTTGGGCATACCGGAGGGGTCAAAGCGGAGAACCCTCTGGTTGCAGCAGGGGTAGACTCCTGCACCGTGCCAGCCTTTCTCAGTACCCATACCAGGATACAGCACGCTGTCTTGGTGGTACTTACAGTGGGTCAgctctgcacacacaaataactgcacgcgcacacacacacacacacacacacacacacacacaaagaaactcTTTAGGTGGGGATGAATACATTTAGTCACAAGTACTCAGTTTTATTgcgtaacacaaacacacacctgttggCATCGGGAGCAGGTGAGGTAGTTGATGGTACCCCAGATCCTCCAGTAGACCAGGACCCAGGACTTGAGCTCCTCATACAGACTGCTGATGTATTCATGAACATCCCAGCTCTTCTGTCTGCACGCACACAGTTAAATGGGATATATTTCTGTTCTCCACGTCTTATTGCTGACAGCTAAACAAATACAGGAGAACTCTGAGTACATGACTCTTGTCTATGTTGTGTAGGACGTTGCTGTAATACTTAGTGTGCGTGTAGATGATCTCTCCGCGAGCATCGATGTTGATTTTCCCTGGAATGCAAGAAATCTTCCTCTCAGTGTCTTTGGTCAGCATCTTCAGGCACAGACCACACCTGGGATTAaacacacatagagacacatagtgAGACTGACGCTAATAAGAGAACAAGTATCAAGGTAAGAGAAAAACTGTAGCTAATGTTTATGAACGCCTGCAGCTTTAACGGTGTTGCTAAGCAGCGAGGCCGCTGCTGCTCACCTGTAGAGAGTCGAGGCGTTTCCCGGTGAATCTCTGCTCTGGTAGTTGGGATCGAAGAGACGCTCGATTTTCTTCTGAAACAATTTGCTTTGAGggggaaattaaatgtttaaaatgggATATCTAGTTGCTTTTGCAATTTCATGATGTCACAAGTACAACACCAATATTCTGCATTACCGTCTCGTCACCTTTTGAACTTGTCCTTTTTGTCCCTGATGTCGTCGGCCTCGTTGTGGTTGAAGAGTTCGGCGATGCGCGTCGCCAGGTTGCTGTTGATGCAGTTCATGTTGCAGGGCGTTGCCACGATGGCGCTCATGTGTTTGTGGCAGTACTGGATGCACTCCTCCACCTGGATGTGGACGAACATACACCACTAAAAAACCTTTCACAGCAATTGTAAATTTTCAATGATCCTGCATAAATACTAAACAAACACTACTTTATCATTAGCTCTTCTTACAGAGCAGTGGTGAGAAAATGTACTGCAATCTGTCTACATAACTCTTAACATCCATGCAACATCAACTTAACAGAGCTCTATGTATGGGCCTCTGGTTTTTCCTGGACTAAGAGATCAATCATCAGTGGTGAAACATTTCTACTGGTAGATATTGTTGGGAATATGTTGTTGCCAGGCCACATATCAATAAGTTTAATacatctgaaaaacaaaaggcCCGAAGAAGCACACCACCACACCTAGCGTCACACGTCACAACACTTACTAACGTATCCATCTTCAAGAACTCGGAGGAGATCAGGATTGAGATCACATTGCTGGGCTCTGTAACCGACAAACACCACGTGACCAACCAAGCAAACCGACAAACGACACAGAACACGCAGCCAGTGACccaccaaacacacaccaccacGTTTAGTGACCGATAAATCAAGCACCGTCCACGGATTTACACAAAACACTGCTCCCATGTGTAAGAAtgtgatatttattattattatagttttacagtttgttttacCGAGGCGGGGTTTGTCCCTGATTCCCTCTCCGGCAGAGTTCCTCCTGACGTAGTTCATGAGCCAGTCGAAGATCTGCACGTCGCAGTGGACGGAGATGTCCACCTCCTCCCACCTCTGGGGGTCCACGGACAGGTACTCAGCGAAGTAACGCATCTCTTTAACCAGAAGATCTCTGGGACACGTGAAGTCCTGCTTCAGGTTCTTGGTCTCATCGCACACATGGATGACCATGTTGGGACTGCAGGAAACAAGTTCAAATCCagtatttgaaaaaaatgtaccTGACAGATTTTTCATACAAGGTGGAGTATTATTTAAAGATAAAGCGTGTGTGTACGTATGTGTAAGGAATCaatgtgcatttttttgtttcacagCTATGGGAAACAGACGTTTGTAAAGACTGAGGAGGAGATCTCAACACTCACTCTCGTGGCTTCTGAGGTTTGTCGTCCTCCTCCGCTGAGACtcgtctctctttcttctccacAGAATCAGCTCTTCCTGCGGCCCTCGATTTGGAGCCTGCTGACACCGGcagaaaaacatgtaaatatacTCTGAATCCAGTTATCAAACATTAACCATCAACACTACAGCGACACATGCTTTAGCAAAGAATCGTACTGCTCTAAAATATTAGCTTTCAGTAGTCCACTAGCCTAAGAACATTTctattaaagctagagtttgTAATGTTCTTCAAAACATGCTTTGATATAtttgtgagtactaacaatagccatgttcgttgtttatgttcattatgatatatttacattcataatgattattttgggggagtggctttggagggaggcctggacGGCTCTCAACCTGGCGACGACCAGCCAGCGGCttacagctaacggtgctaacagcgctaacagtgcaaacaacagcaaaagtgctgacagagctaacagtgtttacctgagggggaaccctAGGATGGTTGCTACGCTTCCGTGGCGACGCCATTGttatttgctgctatattaatgctctggatattgaatttagcacctttaatctaGCGTTgtcttgctagtttcttaagattaccaaccctagctttaacaaAGTTAGCTGTGCCTGAACTGATTATATCTTGTTAAATGAAAGGCATAGTCAATTTAACTTTACTTCAATTGATTCAAGCTTATATTAAATGAAAACTACATGCATTTTAGACTGGATGAAACTTATATGGTTCCTGTGAGGAAAAAAAGCTGTAACAGCAGCCAATAGGTAAGATGACAAACTTATAAAGATGCTGCAGGAGGGTTCACCAAGTTAAATTAAAGACCCTTttaataccacacagagaagtaagggataatgtacagcgagccgggcGAAGCGGAGGTCTTGCATCTCCCTGAAGGGGttaatttcacaacaatgacccgctagctgtacattatcccgcttattacacggctatttACTTAAGATATcagtaatttgacacaaaaattatcctccagagtctgacatcagaactgcatccatagcaacagtctgttatacatagtaacagtctgttatacatagcaacggtctgttatacatggcaacggtctgttatacctagcaacggtctgctataaagaaacaacagtctgtagaacgccatgattggccaatcagaatcgagtttTCAACAAGGCCGTGTAATAATGCAATTTAATACCTGTTTCACCATCATACCGACCAAAGTATGACGGTTATCTGACCTGTgactttgctgctgctctggcTGCTTCCTGTCTCCACCACCTCCCCGGTGTCCTGCAGCGCGGTCATGCCGTCTGAAGGCGAGGTGCTTCCTTCTGTCAGGGAGTTACATTGGTTGTCCACATGAAGAAAACCCCCTGAGCCCTTCAGCTCCTCAAACCGACGGGCACACTGTAAGATCACATCAGTACCACAGTGTTATTTCTTAACAACAAGCCAGGCCTCATGTTACTAAACCATGGAATGACTGATGGATGGGATCACTGGACAGGTggaggggtggatggatggatggatggatggaagcaATCATAGTTACCCAGCATTCCCAGTTACCTCCTTGGGAGTGAATCCTGGAACCAGCTTGGCCACGTTGTCCCAGTTTATGGGCTGGGGGGCTCCCCATAGAGAGCCCAGCACCATGTCCAGAACCAGGACGTTGTTGTCATAGGGGAAGTTGTTGTTGTCCGAGCAGAAGCGGCTCATTTCTACAGAGAGACAAGAAACAAATTACTCAACAATGAATACCTACATCTGATTGATCATCACAAAGTAGAGTTAAAATTATTGGTcggtcaacagaaaatgaatttgaaactattttaataattgtgATAGTAAAAGGGGTTTGGACTGTTTGTCAGGCGAAAGAAAGGGGTTAAAGACATTTTGATgggtatctttttttttttaccattttataaCCCAAGCGACAAGTtgtttaatcaagaaaataatcaccacatcaataatgaaaaaaatagttAGTGTTAGGCCCTGTTGTCCTGGCATTAATACTGcaatttcaagaaatattcttatttaatttatattcatACTAtaattgcatttatatttaatacacttaatagatcccacttctcagaattttgtatttacttatttgtactgtggttatatgttatatattgtatgtctttaatgcacatatttgtacaaaTTTCTTACATTCTCAtttctattcttatttttattatttgcttatatttctctacatatattgtgttatataataataataataaaaataaatcttgttTGGTGGCACCTTTCAGGACACCTTacacatataaaataaatactcaaacagataaaaacaacattattgtagcattatgtacatagtTTACATGTAATGTCCCAATTTTCTAATTCTGATAATCCAAATTATGAAGCAATAAGCAGCCATACACAAAATATGAATACATTATCATATGTGAGGTATTGCATCAATACTGATTAATGAATACCTAGAGAATGTgcatttacatacatacatttgctgcTGCGACAGTAGTATAATATGAATCCATGGTGAGTTATTATGCAATAGAGAAATTTATCAgtgatgcacatatttgtacatatttcttatattctcatttctattcttatttttattatttgcttatatttctctacatatattgtgttataaaataataataataataataataataataataaaaataaatcttgttTGTTGGCACCTttaaggacaccttacaaagataaaataaatactctaacagataaaaacaacattgttgTAACATTATGTACATAGTTTACATGTTATACATTATCATATGTGTGGTATTGCATCAATACTGATTAATGAATACCTTGAGGAATGtgcatttatacatacatttgctgaTACAGTAGTATAATATGAATCCATGGTGAGTTATGCAATAGAGAAACTTATCAGTGATGCTAGAGGCCGAGtcatcctctgtcctcctcctgctgcatcAACATCACATGCTTTTAGGACACATTAAATCAGCTTGTTCTCTAAATACTGGGTTAATTCAAACAGCAAGAAGAATCAGATGTCGTTGACATACTTATCTGTTGTCAGAGATGTTCCTCCCCGTCGTCTGGTACAGTAAACTAGGCTGGTGCCTGTTTTATGTCATAGTGGATGGATGATGATGGTGCTGATGCTGCGGTGGTCCTCTGCTAccggctagctagctaactttgAGGGATCTGCTGCTTTCAAGTACGCCTCGTAAACTCCTAATCAAAAACTCCACACAATCACAGTGTGGCAGTCAGTCGCACAGTATTGCTCAGTTGTTGATGCTATTTTCGTCGAGTTAATTGTAGGTACACACAACCATAAACAACTTAGCATATTTTATCAAAGTACTATTTCCAAGGTTaacctcctgagacccagcccattgacatgtgtcctctgtagtggacattcTGTCTACATGCATGtcctcttactcttttgacctactctatcaacccctggtgtattgtaaagaggacatcctaggctttccagtgatatgacatgtgtgtttttgtttttttaaatcaatttgaatgtattcttggtttaatatcactctacagctGTTCATctttttagtcttttcacactgaaatagtcctgtagtccactacagtggacaatagaaataaagtttaacaaccctaaattgttaagattttcttttaaccataaataggaaggaaatcacaaaaacaagtaattggaagacacttttCTGGTTAAAGCTCAATTGCACCCATAAGTGTAGTATTTCCGAATAGTCCCTGAAGGCAGCATTAGCTTCAATCAGCTAGTTAGCATTATGAGCTAGCAAAGTAACGTCTAAAGGCTACTTATCAAAGGCTTTTAAGCTCAGTAGCACGGGAAAATGTTATCGACAAGCTACACTGTCAAAATACAAACTTAGCAGTCAAATCCTAAAATAATTTAGACAAATAAAACGCCGTTTGATGAACTAGTTCCG encodes:
- the sanbr gene encoding SANT and BTB domain regulator of class switch recombination isoform X4 yields the protein MGSPPAHKLGQRGQAGSRIHSQGGNWECWCARRFEELKGSGGFLHVDNQCNSLTEGSTSPSDGMTALQDTGEVVETGSSQSSSKVTAGSKSRAAGRADSVEKKERRVSAEEDDKPQKPRDPNMVIHVCDETKNLKQDFTCPRDLLVKEMRYFAEYLSVDPQRWEEVDISVHCDVQIFDWLMNYVRRNSAGEGIRDKPRLEPSNVISILISSEFLKMDTLVEECIQYCHKHMSAIVATPCNMNCINSNLATRIAELFNHNEADDIRDKKDKFKSKLFQKKIERLFDPNYQSRDSPGNASTLYRCGLCLKMLTKDTERKISCIPGKINIDARGEIIYTHTKQKSWDVHEYISSLYEELKSWVLVYWRIWGTINYLTCSRCQQLFVCAELTHCKYHQDSVLYPGMGTEKGWHGAGVYPCCNQRVLRFDPSGMPKGCKMRDHIVNVPDEENCDEETSAQTRVLNDLLLHRDAVCLSNTPPADSAEESPSSSEKVQDCDVLLEPTLLGPLRGDGSTFSLLKNWSLQLRQQSLLSEDEEYTTGSEVTEDEVGDEEELSKKQAAKKAKKAHRPLKKQMSSPNFQRKDKAEKSQSRDNTPFLVSVQKSKWDSSRSMRYNQDAQREEDQRRMVEIVGYLTKMRFGEQEQSKSKDTKEEESTPDWKRSLRVPLKPDRVQRRHPDQKYAMLRSGQHKGRDGEKPTELSKRRA
- the sanbr gene encoding SANT and BTB domain regulator of class switch recombination isoform X3 — protein: MSRFCSDNNNFPYDNNVLVLDMVLGSLWGAPQPINWDNVAKLVPGFTPKECARRFEELKGSGGFLHVDNQCNSLTEGSTSPSDGMTALQDTGEVVETGSSQSSSKVTAGSKSRAAGRADSVEKKERRVSAEEDDKPQKPRDPNMVIHVCDETKNLKQDFTCPRDLLVKEMRYFAEYLSVDPQRWEEVDISVHCDVQIFDWLMNYVRRNSAGEGIRDKPRLEPSNVISILISSEFLKMDTLVEECIQYCHKHMSAIVATPCNMNCINSNLATRIAELFNHNEADDIRDKKDKFKSKLFQKKIERLFDPNYQSRDSPGNASTLYRCGLCLKMLTKDTERKISCIPGKINIDARGEIIYTHTKQKSWDVHEYISSLYEELKSWVLVYWRIWGTINYLTCSRCQQLFVCAELTHCKYHQDSVLYPGMGTEKGWHGAGVYPCCNQRVLRFDPSGMPKGCKMRDHIVNVPDEENCDEETSAQTRVLNDLLLHRDAVCLSNTPPADSAEESPSSSEKVQDCDVLLEPTLLGPLRGDGSTFSLLKNWSLQLRQQSLLSEDEEYTTGSEVTEDEVGDEEELSKKQAAKKAKKAHRPLKKQMSSPNFQRKDKAEKSQSRDNTPFLVSVQKSKWDSSRSMRYNQDAQREEDQRRMVEIVGYLTKMRFGEQEQSKSKDTKEPTGGIYSRLEAQFKSSSQARQSSEKTPRSKIRYAQIRTT
- the sanbr gene encoding SANT and BTB domain regulator of class switch recombination isoform X1, which codes for MSRFCSDNNNFPYDNNVLVLDMVLGSLWGAPQPINWDNVAKLVPGFTPKECARRFEELKGSGGFLHVDNQCNSLTEGSTSPSDGMTALQDTGEVVETGSSQSSSKVTAGSKSRAAGRADSVEKKERRVSAEEDDKPQKPRDPNMVIHVCDETKNLKQDFTCPRDLLVKEMRYFAEYLSVDPQRWEEVDISVHCDVQIFDWLMNYVRRNSAGEGIRDKPRLEPSNVISILISSEFLKMDTLVEECIQYCHKHMSAIVATPCNMNCINSNLATRIAELFNHNEADDIRDKKDKFKSKLFQKKIERLFDPNYQSRDSPGNASTLYRCGLCLKMLTKDTERKISCIPGKINIDARGEIIYTHTKQKSWDVHEYISSLYEELKSWVLVYWRIWGTINYLTCSRCQQLFVCAELTHCKYHQDSVLYPGMGTEKGWHGAGVYPCCNQRVLRFDPSGMPKGCKMRDHIVNVPDEENCDEETSAQTRVLNDLLLHRDAVCLSNTPPADSAEESPSSSEKVQDCDVLLEPTLLGPLRGDGSTFSLLKNWSLQLRQQSLLSEDEEYTTGSEVTEDEVGDEEELSKKQAAKKAKKAHRPLKKQMSSPNFQRKDKAEKSQSRDNTPFLVSVQKSKWDSSRSMRYNQDAQREEDQRRMVEIVGYLTKMRFGEQEQSKSKDTKEEESTPDWKRSLRVPLKPDRVQRRHPDQKYAMLRSGQHKGRDGEKPTELSKRRA
- the sanbr gene encoding SANT and BTB domain regulator of class switch recombination isoform X2, yielding MSRFCSDNNNFPYDNNVLVLDMVLGSLWGAPQPINWDNVAKLVPGFTPKECARRFEELKGSGGFLHVDNQCNSLTEGSTSPSDGMTALQDTGEVVETGSSQSSSKVTGSKSRAAGRADSVEKKERRVSAEEDDKPQKPRDPNMVIHVCDETKNLKQDFTCPRDLLVKEMRYFAEYLSVDPQRWEEVDISVHCDVQIFDWLMNYVRRNSAGEGIRDKPRLEPSNVISILISSEFLKMDTLVEECIQYCHKHMSAIVATPCNMNCINSNLATRIAELFNHNEADDIRDKKDKFKSKLFQKKIERLFDPNYQSRDSPGNASTLYRCGLCLKMLTKDTERKISCIPGKINIDARGEIIYTHTKQKSWDVHEYISSLYEELKSWVLVYWRIWGTINYLTCSRCQQLFVCAELTHCKYHQDSVLYPGMGTEKGWHGAGVYPCCNQRVLRFDPSGMPKGCKMRDHIVNVPDEENCDEETSAQTRVLNDLLLHRDAVCLSNTPPADSAEESPSSSEKVQDCDVLLEPTLLGPLRGDGSTFSLLKNWSLQLRQQSLLSEDEEYTTGSEVTEDEVGDEEELSKKQAAKKAKKAHRPLKKQMSSPNFQRKDKAEKSQSRDNTPFLVSVQKSKWDSSRSMRYNQDAQREEDQRRMVEIVGYLTKMRFGEQEQSKSKDTKEEESTPDWKRSLRVPLKPDRVQRRHPDQKYAMLRSGQHKGRDGEKPTELSKRRA